The Vibrio astriarenae genome contains a region encoding:
- a CDS encoding conjugal transfer protein TraF, producing the protein MKRLTTLAMSVALGLPLVANATVDSRSFAMGGTGVASATYLTSSIHNPALASQYGDSDNFGMIFPTFSARVHDSSDMVDTIDRFDDAFMRWEDDIWGGNPDADPSEWQNILRELQGEVLTAEASTGIIIAIPNKYLSTNFFALLNANVIGVPLVDERDFNPDINDPDDLHSSVYALGGATLDVGLTFAKQFDWFDKPLHLGISPKMQQMLSLGYGESVNDFEDDDFDFDDANTEAAFNMDIGAAYELTDKWNLAFSARNLISRELETNEYLGQTSTYVIKPEYVVGASYDRGWYTLTTDVDLTSKEYFKEIDYKTQYARFGAELDAWRWAQIRVGYAHSMTDHADDVVTAGLGLKPFGLFGLDLSGSYGTDNNYGISAQMILHF; encoded by the coding sequence ATGAAACGGCTTACAACACTAGCGATGTCAGTGGCGCTAGGTTTACCTCTTGTTGCTAACGCAACTGTAGACTCTCGCTCATTTGCAATGGGCGGCACAGGTGTCGCCTCGGCGACTTACCTTACCAGCAGTATTCACAACCCAGCGCTAGCCTCTCAATACGGCGATAGCGACAACTTCGGTATGATTTTTCCGACTTTTAGTGCACGTGTTCATGATAGCAGTGACATGGTGGATACTATTGACCGCTTTGATGATGCATTTATGCGCTGGGAAGATGATATCTGGGGTGGTAATCCTGATGCTGATCCCTCTGAGTGGCAAAACATCCTACGAGAACTGCAAGGTGAGGTCTTAACCGCAGAAGCGAGTACTGGCATTATTATCGCGATTCCAAATAAGTACCTTAGCACTAATTTCTTTGCGCTACTAAACGCAAACGTGATTGGCGTACCACTGGTTGATGAACGAGATTTTAATCCTGATATTAATGACCCAGATGACCTGCACTCCAGTGTCTACGCATTAGGCGGTGCAACGCTCGATGTCGGTCTTACCTTCGCTAAGCAATTTGATTGGTTCGATAAGCCGCTTCACTTGGGTATCTCACCAAAAATGCAGCAAATGCTGTCACTAGGCTATGGCGAATCAGTCAACGACTTTGAAGACGATGATTTTGACTTCGATGATGCTAATACTGAGGCTGCTTTCAACATGGACATCGGTGCTGCGTATGAGCTAACCGACAAATGGAATCTAGCGTTTTCGGCTCGCAACCTTATCTCGCGAGAACTTGAAACTAACGAATACCTCGGCCAAACATCCACTTACGTGATCAAACCAGAGTATGTTGTTGGCGCATCTTACGATCGTGGATGGTACACACTAACCACAGACGTTGATCTGACTTCAAAAGAGTACTTCAAAGAGATTGACTACAAAACGCAATATGCACGCTTCGGTGCAGAGCTTGATGCGTGGCGCTGGGCACAAATCCGTGTTGGCTATGCCCACTCGATGACTGATCATGCTGATGATGTGGTCACTGCAGGTCTTGGCTTGAAACCGTTCGGCCTCTTTGGCTTAGATCTCTCAGGCTCATACGGCACAGACAACAATTATGGCATCTCTGCGCAAATGATTCTCCATTTCTAA
- a CDS encoding SPOR domain-containing protein: MKAAKEQQDMDGLKCHWGKTAAMIGTLCWGLASSSAVAQDFLCDATQASNTELAVLNASCPVGDGLWGKQQPKKSVSIFWIQCGIFPKPLTLKEAKPLYDVIKTDVWAKPEKSGARCLIGPYKTLSDANADLRNVKKVNGYKEAFVRAVYKQGATTAAPSRTASKPKPKPAAPMKQKPQPSVQASQPVAIGELPQAQASQYQSEVAIRLESVVNGLNYAVPYLMFSDEQFYMEHGLPWTRLNYASATKTCQQLKMRLPSGSEWQQFLKAKIMDNGEWPVHLPYWGEERKGLFTSGQVNQLSGKSLLNVMCVR, from the coding sequence GTGAAAGCGGCAAAGGAACAGCAAGATATGGACGGTTTGAAATGCCATTGGGGCAAAACAGCGGCAATGATTGGTACGCTTTGTTGGGGGCTTGCCAGCTCTTCAGCGGTGGCACAAGATTTTTTGTGTGATGCAACTCAAGCATCAAACACAGAGCTCGCTGTGTTGAATGCAAGTTGCCCCGTTGGTGATGGGCTTTGGGGGAAGCAACAACCTAAAAAGTCAGTGTCGATTTTCTGGATTCAGTGTGGAATCTTTCCTAAACCTCTAACGCTAAAAGAAGCCAAGCCTCTCTATGACGTGATTAAAACGGATGTGTGGGCAAAGCCAGAAAAGAGCGGTGCTCGTTGCTTAATTGGCCCTTATAAAACCCTATCTGATGCCAATGCAGACCTGCGCAATGTGAAAAAGGTGAACGGCTACAAAGAAGCCTTTGTGCGTGCGGTGTACAAGCAGGGCGCTACCACTGCGGCACCATCGCGCACTGCCAGCAAGCCTAAGCCTAAACCAGCAGCTCCAATGAAGCAGAAACCCCAGCCTAGTGTCCAAGCGAGCCAACCCGTTGCAATTGGCGAATTGCCACAAGCACAAGCCAGCCAATATCAATCAGAAGTCGCGATTCGTCTAGAGAGCGTGGTCAACGGACTAAACTATGCGGTGCCTTACTTGATGTTCAGTGATGAGCAGTTCTATATGGAACACGGCCTCCCTTGGACTCGATTGAACTACGCTTCCGCAACAAAAACCTGTCAGCAGCTTAAAATGCGCCTGCCAAGCGGCAGTGAGTGGCAGCAGTTTCTCAAGGCGAAAATTATGGATAACGGAGAATGGCCAGTGCACCTTCCTTATTGGGGAGAGGAGCGTAAGGGGCTATTTACCAGTGGGCAGGTGAATCAGCTTTCGGGTAAGTCGCTGCTTAATGTGATGTGTGTGAGATAG
- a CDS encoding ABC transporter permease has translation MEQVAAAPSRWERFKNSDFIYYFVRDKVAMFSFAVFLTFLFAALAAPLIAPSDPYDLGSINIMNSELPPSWLDGGEPEFLLGTDEQGRDILSTILYGSRLSLTIGFLAVGLQLFLGIVIGLSAGYFGGRIDSFLMRFADIQLSFSTMMVAIIVSAIFKASFGSQFYSQYAVVMLVVIIGIAEWPQYARTVRATVLAEKKKEYVEAARVMGFKAPRIMFRHILPNCLSPILVISTVQIANAIMSEAALSFLGLGLPVDQPSLGALISIGFNYIFSGAWWITAFPGIVLITLVLVINLLGDWLRDVFNPKIYKG, from the coding sequence ATGGAACAAGTAGCAGCAGCTCCTTCTCGTTGGGAGCGTTTTAAGAACTCTGACTTCATTTACTACTTTGTCCGCGACAAAGTGGCGATGTTCAGCTTTGCAGTATTCTTAACCTTTTTATTCGCAGCATTAGCCGCTCCCTTGATTGCACCGAGCGATCCATATGACCTAGGTTCAATTAATATCATGAACTCAGAACTGCCACCATCTTGGTTAGATGGGGGGGAGCCCGAGTTCTTGTTGGGAACCGATGAGCAGGGGCGTGATATTTTATCGACGATCCTTTATGGCTCGCGTCTGTCACTGACCATTGGCTTCCTCGCTGTTGGTTTACAACTGTTCTTGGGTATTGTGATTGGCTTATCGGCGGGTTACTTCGGTGGCCGTATTGATAGCTTCTTGATGCGTTTTGCGGATATTCAGCTCTCTTTCTCAACCATGATGGTGGCGATCATCGTCTCTGCAATTTTTAAAGCGAGCTTTGGCAGTCAGTTCTATAGTCAATACGCCGTAGTGATGCTGGTGGTGATTATCGGTATCGCCGAATGGCCGCAGTATGCACGTACCGTGCGTGCAACCGTATTGGCAGAGAAGAAGAAAGAGTACGTGGAAGCGGCGCGTGTGATGGGTTTTAAAGCACCACGTATCATGTTCCGTCATATCTTGCCAAACTGTTTATCACCGATCTTGGTGATTTCAACAGTACAGATAGCGAATGCGATCATGTCCGAGGCAGCGCTGTCTTTCTTAGGTTTAGGTCTTCCTGTAGACCAGCCTTCGTTGGGCGCACTGATCAGTATTGGTTTTAACTACATCTTCTCTGGGGCTTGGTGGATCACTGCCTTCCCAGGTATCGTGTTAATAACCCTTGTATTGGTGATCAACTTGCTTGGTGACTGGCTGCGTGATGTGTTTAACCCGAAAATCTACAAAGGGTGA
- a CDS encoding ABC transporter permease, which yields MFSFLVKRLYQALIVMFVISLVAFAIQDNLGDPLRELVGQSVSEAERQALRDELGLNDPFITKYSRFVGNALQGDLGTSYFFKRPAVDVILDRLVATLELVFGATLIIVVLSIPLGVYSAIHPKSFFTKLVMAGSSIGISIPVFLTAIMLMYVFSIELGWLPSYGRGETTNLLGWESGFFNLDGLRHLVLPCIALASIMLPLFIRLVRSEMLEVLSSEYIKFGKAKGLALNKIYYQHALKNTMLPVITVGGVQIGTMVAYTILTETVFQWPGTGLLFLDAINRVDTPLITAYVIFVGLIFVVTNTIVDLLYGLINPTVNITGKGA from the coding sequence ATGTTTTCGTTTCTGGTCAAGCGCCTGTATCAGGCACTGATAGTGATGTTTGTGATCAGTTTGGTGGCGTTTGCCATTCAAGACAACCTCGGGGACCCATTGCGTGAGCTAGTTGGTCAATCGGTTTCTGAAGCCGAACGTCAAGCGCTACGTGATGAACTGGGCTTGAATGATCCCTTCATTACAAAGTATTCACGATTTGTCGGTAACGCTCTGCAGGGCGATCTCGGCACATCCTATTTCTTCAAACGCCCTGCGGTGGATGTCATCCTTGACCGCTTAGTGGCAACGCTTGAGCTGGTATTTGGTGCCACGCTGATTATTGTGGTGCTGTCGATTCCGCTGGGTGTGTACTCCGCGATTCACCCGAAAAGTTTCTTCACCAAATTGGTGATGGCGGGGAGTAGTATCGGTATCTCTATTCCGGTCTTCCTGACGGCCATCATGCTGATGTATGTGTTCTCGATAGAGTTGGGCTGGCTGCCTTCCTATGGTCGGGGAGAAACCACCAACTTGTTAGGCTGGGAGTCTGGTTTCTTTAATCTTGATGGCTTGCGTCATTTAGTGCTTCCATGTATTGCTCTGGCTTCAATCATGCTGCCTTTGTTTATTCGTCTAGTCCGCTCTGAAATGCTAGAAGTACTGAGCTCTGAGTACATTAAATTTGGTAAAGCGAAAGGCTTGGCCCTAAACAAAATCTACTACCAACACGCACTGAAAAACACCATGCTGCCCGTTATCACTGTGGGTGGTGTACAGATCGGTACTATGGTGGCTTACACCATCCTGACGGAGACAGTGTTCCAATGGCCAGGTACGGGCTTGTTGTTCCTTGATGCGATTAACCGCGTCGATACTCCACTGATTACTGCTTACGTTATTTTTGTGGGCCTTATCTTTGTGGTGACAAACACCATTGTCGACCTTCTGTACGGTCTTATTAACCCAACCGTCAACATTACCGGTAAAGGAGCATAA
- a CDS encoding ABC transporter substrate-binding protein, which yields MKTMKSKIAVALMAAGLSFGAAAAEIKVAYDADPVSLDPHEQLSGGTLQMSHMVFDPLVRYTQELDFEPRLAASWERVDDTTFRFKLREGVKFHSGNDLTADDVVWTFDRLKESPDFKAIFEPYEKMVKVDDYTVEIISKGAYPLVLQTATYIFPMDSKFYSGTTEDGKDKAEVVKHGNSFASTNVSGTGPFVVASREQGVQTVFERFGDYWDEDTGNVDKLTLVPIKEDATRVAALLSGGVDMIAPVAPNDHNRVESASGVDLVTLPGTRLITFQLNQNSNEALKDVRVRQAIVHAINNEGIVKRIMRGFATTAGQQGPEGYAGYKAELTPRYDVAKAKELMAEAGYADGFTLTMMAPNNRYVNDAKVAQATAAMLAKIGIKVDLKTMPKAQYWPEFDKCAADMLMIGWHSDTEDSANFSEFLTMTRNEETGRGQYNCGHYSNPELDKLVDASNVETDPAKRAAQLQEVETILYNDAAFVPLHWQNLAWAAKSNVEIAPIVNAMNFPYFGDLKVK from the coding sequence ATGAAAACCATGAAAAGCAAAATAGCAGTGGCATTAATGGCAGCAGGCCTAAGTTTTGGTGCAGCAGCAGCTGAAATCAAAGTTGCTTACGATGCTGACCCAGTATCACTTGACCCACATGAGCAGTTGTCTGGTGGTACGCTTCAAATGTCACACATGGTATTTGATCCGCTAGTTCGTTACACACAGGAATTAGACTTTGAACCTCGCCTAGCAGCTTCTTGGGAGCGTGTTGATGACACAACATTCCGCTTCAAGCTACGTGAAGGTGTGAAGTTCCACTCGGGTAACGATCTAACAGCGGACGATGTCGTTTGGACTTTCGATCGTCTAAAAGAGTCTCCAGACTTTAAAGCTATCTTCGAACCGTACGAGAAGATGGTAAAAGTGGATGATTACACAGTAGAAATCATCTCTAAGGGTGCATACCCACTGGTTCTTCAGACTGCGACTTACATTTTCCCAATGGACAGCAAATTCTACTCTGGCACGACTGAGGACGGTAAAGACAAAGCAGAAGTGGTGAAGCACGGTAACTCGTTCGCTTCAACCAACGTTTCTGGTACAGGTCCATTCGTTGTCGCTTCTCGTGAGCAGGGTGTACAGACAGTATTTGAACGCTTCGGTGATTACTGGGATGAAGACACAGGTAACGTTGACAAGCTAACGCTAGTACCAATCAAAGAAGACGCGACTCGTGTCGCTGCGCTACTTTCTGGCGGTGTAGACATGATTGCCCCTGTTGCGCCAAACGATCACAACCGTGTTGAATCAGCGAGCGGTGTTGACCTAGTGACGCTTCCAGGTACGCGTCTAATTACCTTCCAACTGAACCAAAACAGCAATGAAGCACTGAAGGACGTACGCGTTCGTCAGGCGATCGTTCACGCAATCAACAACGAAGGTATTGTTAAGCGCATCATGCGCGGTTTCGCAACGACTGCAGGCCAGCAAGGTCCTGAAGGCTACGCGGGTTATAAAGCAGAGCTTACTCCTCGCTACGATGTAGCGAAAGCGAAAGAGCTAATGGCCGAAGCGGGTTACGCAGATGGCTTCACGCTAACTATGATGGCACCAAACAACCGTTACGTGAACGATGCGAAAGTTGCGCAAGCGACAGCAGCGATGCTAGCGAAAATCGGTATCAAGGTTGACCTGAAAACGATGCCTAAAGCGCAATACTGGCCAGAGTTCGACAAGTGTGCTGCAGACATGCTGATGATCGGTTGGCACTCAGATACGGAAGATTCAGCGAACTTCTCTGAGTTCCTGACGATGACGCGTAACGAAGAGACAGGTCGTGGTCAGTACAACTGTGGTCACTACTCAAACCCTGAGCTAGACAAGCTAGTGGATGCTTCTAACGTTGAAACAGACCCAGCGAAACGTGCAGCTCAGCTACAAGAAGTTGAAACTATCCTGTACAACGACGCAGCGTTTGTTCCTCTACACTGGCAGAACCTAGCGTGGGCAGCAAAATCTAACGTTGAGATTGCACCTATCGTCAATGCAATGAACTTCCCTTACTTCGGTGACCTAAAGGTTAAATAA
- a CDS encoding dipeptide ABC transporter ATP-binding protein produces MSLLEVRNLRIEYPSRHGVHAAVKALSFNIERGEIVGVVGESGAGKSTVGNAVIDLLSPPGTIADGEVFLDGEKISGLTPEQMRKVRGSKIGFIFQDPMTSLNPLFTVEQQLKETIHANMNVSDEEAYERALSLMNQVGIPQPENRLKQYPHQFSGGMRQRVVIAIALAGEPDLIIADEPTTALDVSIQDQILGLIRELCIKNNVGCMLVTHDMGVVSNVTDRVAVMYRGELVEFGPTKQVLGTPEHSYTHSLISAVPRSDIKLDRFPLVSYIEEAKEMKPLDVKNHWLGQSQDHREYTGSLLQVENVNLRFITKDSLFESRREYVQASNNVSFEVKEGETFGLVGESGSGKSTIARVIAGLYEPNSGRVSFEGVDLTSLRSEKERRPLRRQMQMVFQNPYTSMNPRMKIFDIIAEPIRFHKLTSNEAETRAIVNDLLDHVGLGRMAGVKYPHEFSGGQRQRISIARALATRPRLLICDEPTSALDVSVQAQILNLLKDLQDELNLTMLFISHDLPVIRQMCDRVGVMQMGTLLEVAPTEQLFTNPQHEYSKQLISLMPEFTGLREEIVSAAV; encoded by the coding sequence ATGTCTCTTTTAGAAGTTAGAAATCTTCGCATCGAGTACCCATCTCGGCATGGTGTACACGCCGCTGTAAAAGCACTTTCCTTTAATATTGAGCGAGGAGAGATCGTTGGTGTTGTTGGTGAATCGGGTGCCGGTAAGTCAACCGTAGGTAACGCGGTGATCGATCTCCTTAGCCCTCCAGGCACCATTGCTGATGGTGAAGTGTTTCTTGATGGTGAAAAGATCTCTGGCTTAACTCCTGAGCAGATGCGTAAAGTACGCGGCTCAAAAATTGGTTTTATCTTCCAAGATCCAATGACTTCTTTGAATCCACTTTTTACTGTTGAACAGCAGTTGAAAGAGACGATTCACGCCAATATGAACGTCAGTGATGAAGAAGCGTATGAACGTGCGCTATCTCTAATGAATCAAGTGGGCATCCCACAGCCTGAAAACCGCCTAAAACAGTATCCTCACCAATTCTCTGGCGGTATGCGTCAGCGTGTGGTGATTGCGATAGCGCTTGCGGGTGAGCCTGACCTGATCATCGCTGATGAACCGACCACCGCACTTGATGTGTCGATTCAAGACCAAATCCTTGGGTTGATTCGTGAATTGTGTATCAAGAACAACGTGGGCTGCATGTTGGTGACTCACGATATGGGTGTGGTATCTAACGTTACTGACCGTGTTGCGGTGATGTATCGCGGTGAATTGGTTGAGTTTGGCCCAACCAAACAAGTGCTGGGTACGCCAGAGCACTCGTACACGCACAGCTTAATCTCTGCAGTTCCGCGTTCAGATATAAAGCTCGATCGCTTCCCACTCGTGAGCTACATCGAAGAAGCCAAAGAGATGAAGCCGCTGGATGTGAAAAACCACTGGTTGGGTCAAAGCCAAGACCATCGAGAGTACACGGGCTCACTGCTACAAGTGGAAAACGTGAATCTACGCTTTATCACGAAAGACTCTCTGTTTGAAAGTCGCCGTGAATACGTGCAAGCCTCGAACAACGTGAGCTTTGAAGTGAAAGAGGGTGAAACCTTTGGTCTTGTCGGTGAGTCAGGTTCAGGTAAGTCTACGATTGCGCGCGTGATTGCGGGTCTGTACGAGCCAAACTCTGGCCGTGTGAGTTTTGAAGGGGTCGATTTAACCTCACTTCGCTCGGAAAAAGAGCGCCGCCCATTGCGTCGTCAGATGCAGATGGTGTTCCAAAACCCATACACCTCAATGAACCCGCGCATGAAAATCTTCGATATCATCGCAGAGCCAATTCGTTTCCATAAGTTGACGAGCAACGAAGCGGAAACGCGCGCGATCGTTAATGATCTCCTTGATCACGTTGGTCTTGGTCGTATGGCGGGAGTGAAATATCCGCATGAGTTCTCGGGTGGTCAACGTCAGCGTATTTCTATTGCACGTGCATTAGCAACGCGCCCACGTCTTCTTATCTGTGATGAGCCAACATCGGCGCTCGATGTATCGGTACAAGCACAGATCCTCAACCTGCTTAAGGACTTGCAGGATGAACTGAACCTCACCATGTTGTTTATCAGCCACGACTTGCCGGTTATTCGTCAGATGTGTGACCGAGTAGGTGTGATGCAGATGGGTACCTTATTAGAAGTAGCGCCAACTGAGCAGCTATTCACTAACCCTCAGCATGAATACAGCAAGCAGTTGATCTCGTTGATGCCAGAATTTACAGGCCTTCGTGAAGAGATCGTATCAGCGGCGGTATAA
- a CDS encoding c-type cytochrome has product MDMSRKMISAFFATLAFSSAAMTANVSQAEYDAIEQRIQPVGNVYLAGSEPVVEEVASGPRDGATVYSMFCTACHGTGVTGAPKTGDAGDWSPRIAQGMDVLADHAINGFNAMPPKGSCMDCSDDEIIAAIEHMIEGI; this is encoded by the coding sequence TTGGATATGTCTCGTAAAATGATTAGTGCATTTTTTGCCACCCTAGCTTTTTCTAGCGCAGCGATGACTGCTAACGTAAGCCAAGCAGAATACGATGCCATTGAACAGCGCATCCAACCCGTAGGTAATGTTTACCTTGCAGGCAGTGAGCCGGTGGTTGAAGAAGTTGCATCAGGGCCACGTGATGGTGCTACGGTGTACAGTATGTTCTGTACCGCCTGTCACGGCACTGGCGTTACTGGTGCGCCGAAAACGGGTGACGCGGGAGACTGGTCGCCACGTATCGCACAAGGTATGGACGTGTTAGCTGACCACGCCATCAATGGCTTTAATGCCATGCCACCGAAAGGCTCGTGTATGGATTGTTCTGATGACGAGATCATTGCTGCGATTGAGCATATGATTGAAGGGATTTAG
- the rep gene encoding DNA helicase Rep, which yields MKLNPAQDEAVKYVSGPCLVLAGAGSGKTRVITNKIAYLVQQCGYKARNIAAVTFTNKAAREMKERVGQTLGKAESKGLMVSTFHTLGLNLIKREYKHLGLKASFSLFDDQDQLALLKELTEKQLDGDKDLLRQLLSTISNWKNDMLTPQQAIARAQGEQQQLFAFCFEMYDKQMKAYNALDFDDLILLPVLLLRSNEEVRQRWQSRIRYLLVDEYQDTNTSQYELVKLLVGERGRLTVVGDDDQSIYSWRGAKPQNLVLLGEDYPSLRLIKLEQNYRSTSRILRAANILIANNPHVYEKSLFSEIPDGEKLKVLNAKNEEHEAERITGEIIAHKFLNRTHYGDYAILYRGNHQSRLIEKSLMQNRVPYKISGGTSFFARAEIKDIMAYLRVLVNPDDDNAFLRIVNTPRREIGPVTLEKLGSYANMRGKSLFECSFEMGLEQTLSGRGLENLRRFTKWLVAVADQAERGNTVEAVRSLVRDINYEDWLYETSSSPKAAEMRMKNVSDLYSWIVSDLEGDNYDQEEKTLKEVVQRLTLRDMMERGEEEEDSDAVQLMTLHASKGLEFPYVYLMGTEEGILPHQTSIDEDNVEEERRLMYVGITRAQRELTFTMCKERRQFGELIKPTQSRFLDELPHDDVEWEVVKKPVTQEERMAKGQAHIANLRSMFKK from the coding sequence ATGAAACTGAATCCAGCTCAAGATGAAGCAGTGAAATACGTCTCTGGTCCATGCCTCGTGCTTGCTGGTGCTGGCTCGGGCAAGACGCGTGTGATCACCAATAAGATTGCCTATTTAGTTCAGCAGTGTGGCTACAAAGCCAGAAACATTGCGGCGGTGACTTTTACAAATAAAGCGGCACGTGAGATGAAAGAGCGTGTAGGGCAAACTCTGGGCAAAGCCGAATCAAAAGGTTTGATGGTCTCAACATTCCATACTTTGGGTTTGAACCTCATCAAGCGCGAGTATAAACACTTGGGTTTAAAGGCCAGCTTTTCCCTTTTTGATGACCAAGATCAGTTAGCGCTGCTCAAAGAGCTGACAGAAAAGCAATTGGACGGCGATAAAGATTTATTAAGACAGCTTCTTAGTACAATTTCGAACTGGAAGAACGATATGCTGACGCCACAGCAGGCGATAGCACGTGCGCAAGGTGAACAGCAGCAGTTGTTTGCTTTCTGTTTTGAAATGTACGACAAGCAGATGAAGGCCTATAACGCACTTGATTTCGATGACTTAATTCTGCTTCCAGTACTGCTGCTGCGCAGCAATGAAGAAGTCCGCCAGCGTTGGCAGAGTCGCATCCGTTACCTGCTGGTGGATGAATACCAAGATACCAATACCAGTCAGTATGAGTTGGTGAAGTTATTGGTCGGTGAACGCGGGCGTTTGACCGTCGTTGGTGATGATGACCAGTCGATCTACTCTTGGCGTGGTGCAAAGCCGCAAAACCTTGTGTTGCTTGGCGAGGACTATCCAAGCTTACGTTTGATTAAACTTGAGCAAAACTATCGCTCGACCAGTCGAATCTTGCGCGCGGCGAACATTCTTATTGCTAACAACCCACACGTTTACGAAAAGTCACTGTTCTCGGAAATTCCAGATGGTGAAAAGCTCAAAGTGTTGAATGCGAAAAATGAAGAGCACGAAGCTGAGCGCATCACGGGTGAAATCATCGCTCACAAGTTTCTAAATCGTACTCACTACGGTGATTACGCCATCTTATATAGAGGCAACCACCAATCGCGTTTGATTGAAAAATCTCTAATGCAAAACCGTGTGCCATATAAAATTTCTGGTGGTACGTCTTTCTTCGCACGAGCAGAGATCAAAGACATCATGGCTTATTTGCGCGTATTGGTGAACCCGGATGATGACAATGCATTTTTGCGCATCGTTAACACGCCGCGCCGTGAGATAGGACCGGTGACGCTAGAGAAACTCGGCAGCTATGCCAATATGCGTGGCAAAAGTCTGTTTGAATGCAGCTTCGAGATGGGACTGGAGCAAACCTTATCGGGACGTGGTTTGGAAAACCTACGTCGCTTTACCAAGTGGTTGGTTGCTGTGGCTGACCAAGCCGAGCGCGGTAATACCGTTGAAGCCGTGCGTTCATTGGTGCGTGACATCAACTATGAAGATTGGCTCTACGAGACGTCAAGTAGCCCTAAAGCGGCAGAGATGAGAATGAAAAACGTCTCTGATCTCTACTCTTGGATAGTCTCTGACCTTGAAGGAGACAACTATGACCAAGAAGAGAAGACACTCAAAGAGGTGGTTCAGCGCCTGACACTGCGCGACATGATGGAGCGTGGTGAAGAAGAAGAGGACAGTGATGCTGTTCAGTTGATGACTCTGCATGCATCTAAAGGTCTTGAGTTTCCATACGTATACCTCATGGGAACAGAAGAGGGCATTTTGCCTCACCAAACCAGTATTGATGAAGACAATGTCGAAGAGGAACGTCGTCTGATGTATGTGGGCATTACACGTGCCCAGCGAGAGCTGACCTTTACCATGTGTAAAGAGCGCCGCCAGTTTGGTGAACTGATTAAACCGACCCAAAGCAGGTTTTTAGACGAGTTGCCTCACGATGACGTAGAGTGGGAAGTGGTTAAAAAGCCAGTGACCCAGGAGGAGCGTATGGCGAAAGGGCAAGCACATATCGCCAATCTTCGTTCGATGTTCAAGAAGTAG
- a CDS encoding TetR/AcrR family transcriptional regulator — translation MSKKESDKRQRILESAEKLIAEVGFQGLSMNRLAKDAGVAAGTIYRYFEDKDHLLDEVRIDVMRRVATEVQKDLDESTDVKQRYRQAWFNIWHLAESNASSFSSRLQYDSLPCSDFYRKRKQELQLFSKVNQIFDDGKEQGIFKPLANEILAGLTFEACATISRKNAMGLYVLSPQDIEAAFNASWDAIINH, via the coding sequence ATGAGTAAGAAGGAATCCGATAAGCGACAACGAATCCTGGAATCGGCAGAGAAGCTCATTGCTGAAGTCGGCTTCCAAGGGCTCTCAATGAACCGACTGGCAAAAGATGCGGGCGTTGCGGCAGGTACCATCTACCGCTACTTCGAAGATAAGGATCACCTACTCGACGAAGTCAGAATTGATGTTATGCGCCGTGTGGCCACAGAAGTTCAGAAAGATCTTGATGAATCCACCGACGTCAAACAGCGATATCGACAAGCGTGGTTCAACATCTGGCATCTCGCTGAATCAAACGCATCATCATTTAGCAGCCGACTACAGTACGACTCACTACCCTGCTCTGATTTCTACCGAAAGCGAAAGCAAGAGCTACAATTATTCTCCAAGGTCAATCAGATCTTTGATGATGGTAAGGAGCAAGGAATCTTTAAGCCGTTGGCGAATGAGATTCTCGCTGGGCTGACATTTGAGGCTTGCGCCACGATCTCGCGTAAAAACGCTATGGGCCTTTACGTGTTATCACCCCAAGATATTGAAGCTGCATTTAATGCCAGTTGGGATGCCATTATTAATCACTAA